The following are from one region of the Acidobacteriota bacterium genome:
- a CDS encoding alpha/beta hydrolase fold domain-containing protein: protein MSNQRLILLLLCSTLLGIFSPNPVIGQDRPASEPSKVVVHADGTVEVPAQTVPMSPFLSAEAKAYVTQHLKDMQDPEILKQDAGVPRFMKGYLARDYELFAVEKKDQRVGGVHVYVYTPKSGVSARNKNRVLVNLHGGGFSGCWPGCAELESIPISALGQIEVVSVDYRQGPDNKFPAASEDVAAVYQELLKTHKPQNIGIYGCSAGGMQTAMSVAWFQAHNLPAPGAIGIFCAGAGGAFGGDALYTAWPLGEARLAPPMPPRPSDGPPLGYFSGTNPKDPLVSPVSSLEVLAKFPPTLMITGTRGFELSGAIYSHEQLVKAGVETELHVWEGLFHGFFYNVDVPESKDALNVIIKFFDRHLDGK from the coding sequence ATGTCGAACCAGCGTCTCATCCTGCTCTTGCTGTGTTCAACACTTCTAGGCATCTTCTCCCCCAATCCAGTCATTGGTCAGGATCGTCCCGCCTCGGAACCATCCAAAGTCGTGGTGCACGCCGATGGCACCGTGGAAGTTCCTGCTCAGACCGTGCCCATGTCCCCATTTCTCAGTGCGGAGGCAAAGGCATACGTCACGCAGCATTTGAAAGACATGCAGGATCCGGAAATCCTGAAACAGGATGCTGGAGTACCTCGCTTCATGAAGGGATATCTGGCCCGCGACTACGAATTATTTGCAGTCGAGAAGAAAGACCAGAGAGTCGGCGGCGTGCATGTGTATGTGTACACGCCCAAGTCTGGAGTCTCAGCAAGGAACAAGAATAGGGTCCTGGTCAATCTGCACGGCGGCGGCTTTTCAGGCTGCTGGCCTGGTTGCGCAGAACTCGAATCGATTCCCATTTCGGCCTTGGGACAGATTGAAGTAGTCAGTGTCGATTATCGTCAAGGCCCGGACAATAAATTTCCCGCTGCGAGCGAAGACGTTGCCGCCGTATATCAAGAACTTCTGAAGACGCACAAGCCGCAAAACATCGGTATATACGGCTGCTCGGCTGGGGGAATGCAGACCGCGATGTCCGTCGCCTGGTTTCAGGCCCACAACCTTCCGGCGCCGGGGGCAATTGGAATCTTCTGTGCTGGTGCGGGGGGCGCTTTCGGCGGAGACGCGCTGTACACCGCCTGGCCGCTCGGCGAAGCGCGACTCGCGCCGCCCATGCCACCGCGTCCCTCCGACGGGCCGCCGCTGGGGTATTTCAGCGGGACCAATCCCAAGGACCCTCTGGTTTCCCCCGTCAGTTCACTGGAAGTTCTCGCCAAGTTTCCGCCAACGCTGATGATCACCGGCACGCGCGGGTTTGAACTGAGTGGCGCGATTTACTCCCATGAGCAACTGGTGAAGGCGGGAGTGGAAACCGAGCTCCACGTCTGGGAAGGCTTGTTCCACGGATTTTTCTACAACGTGGATGTGCCCGAGTCGAAAGATGCATTGAATGTGATCATCAAGTTCTTTGATCGTCATTTGGACGGAAAGTAA